The following proteins come from a genomic window of Micromonospora echinofusca:
- a CDS encoding RidA family protein → MTVTRLGSGGPWESVYGYCRVVRAGDLAWTAGCTSTVDGAVTHVGDAAAQTAQALRIGLDALAEVGAEPGDVVRTRMYVTDRTYADEVGRAHNAVFGAVRPAATMVVVAGLLHPDHLVEVELEAFLGDR, encoded by the coding sequence GTGACCGTCACGCGGCTCGGCTCGGGCGGCCCGTGGGAGTCGGTGTACGGCTACTGCCGGGTGGTCCGGGCTGGCGACCTGGCCTGGACGGCCGGCTGCACCTCCACGGTGGACGGCGCGGTCACCCACGTCGGCGACGCGGCGGCGCAGACCGCCCAGGCGCTGCGGATCGGGCTGGACGCGTTGGCCGAGGTGGGCGCGGAGCCCGGCGACGTGGTGCGCACCAGGATGTACGTGACGGACCGCACGTACGCCGACGAGGTCGGCCGGGCGCACAACGCGGTCTTCGGCGCGGTCCGTCCGGCGGCCACGATGGTGGTGGTGGCCGGTCTGCTCCACCCGGACCACCTGGTGGAGGTGGAGTTGGAGGCGTTTCTCGGCGACCGCTGA
- the priA gene encoding bifunctional 1-(5-phosphoribosyl)-5-((5-phosphoribosylamino)methylideneamino)imidazole-4-carboxamide isomerase/phosphoribosylanthranilate isomerase PriA — protein sequence MSLTLLPAVDVADGQAVRLVQGAAGSETTYGDPLEAALAWQRDGAEWIHLVDLDAAFGRGSNAHLLAEVVRQLDVKVELSGGIRDDESLHAALGTGAARVNIGTAALEDPVWCDRVCGEYGDRVAIGLDVRGRTLSARGWTRDGGDLFEVLERLDKAGATRYVVTDITKDGTMRGPNLDLLREVCARTDAPVIASGGVSTLDDLRALATLEPIGVEGVIAGKALYAGAFTVAQALETLATA from the coding sequence GTGAGCCTCACCCTGTTGCCCGCCGTGGACGTCGCCGACGGCCAGGCCGTCCGACTCGTGCAGGGCGCCGCCGGCAGCGAGACGACGTACGGCGACCCGCTGGAGGCCGCGCTGGCCTGGCAGCGGGACGGCGCCGAGTGGATCCACCTGGTCGACCTCGACGCCGCCTTCGGTCGGGGCTCCAACGCGCACCTGCTGGCCGAGGTGGTGCGGCAGCTCGACGTGAAGGTGGAGCTGTCCGGCGGCATCCGCGACGACGAGTCGTTGCACGCCGCGCTCGGCACCGGCGCCGCCCGGGTCAACATCGGCACCGCCGCCCTGGAGGACCCCGTCTGGTGCGACCGGGTGTGCGGGGAGTACGGCGACCGGGTGGCGATCGGGCTGGACGTGCGGGGCCGTACCCTCTCGGCCCGGGGCTGGACCCGCGACGGCGGCGACCTGTTCGAGGTGCTGGAGCGGTTGGACAAGGCGGGCGCGACGCGCTACGTCGTCACGGACATCACCAAGGACGGCACAATGCGCGGGCCGAACCTGGACCTGCTGCGCGAGGTCTGCGCCCGCACCGACGCCCCGGTGATCGCCTCCGGCGGCGTCTCCACCCTGGACGACCTGCGGGCGCTGGCCACCCTGGAGCCGATCGGGGTCGAGGGCGTGATCGCCGGCAAGGCCCTGTACGCGGGCGCCTTCACGGTGGCGCAGGCGCTGGAAACCCTGGCGACGGCGTGA
- a CDS encoding MarR family winged helix-turn-helix transcriptional regulator produces the protein MTDHLVLRRQVCFALYAASRALTDVYRPVLDEFGLTYPQYLVLLVLWERDDAPTVSELGAALRLDSGTLSPLLKRLEGAGLVVRTRSARDERRVEVGLTGDGRALRQRMEEVPLRVARATGLTDAELVELRDTLTRVTETIHRQKEQ, from the coding sequence GTGACCGACCATCTGGTGCTGCGCCGGCAGGTGTGCTTCGCGCTCTACGCCGCGTCGCGCGCCCTCACCGACGTCTACCGGCCCGTCCTCGACGAGTTCGGCCTGACCTACCCGCAGTACCTGGTGCTGCTGGTGCTCTGGGAGCGCGACGACGCCCCCACGGTCTCCGAGCTGGGCGCCGCGCTGCGGCTGGATTCCGGCACGCTCTCGCCGTTGCTCAAGCGGTTGGAGGGGGCGGGGCTGGTCGTCCGGACGCGCTCGGCGCGCGACGAGCGGCGGGTGGAGGTGGGCCTGACCGGCGACGGGCGGGCCCTGCGGCAGCGGATGGAGGAGGTGCCGCTGCGGGTCGCCCGCGCCACGGGCCTCACCGACGCGGAGCTGGTCGAACTGCGCGACACCCTCACCCGGGTCACCGAGACGATCCACCGACAGAAGGAGCAGTGA